A genomic segment from Pseudomonadota bacterium encodes:
- a CDS encoding DUF748 domain-containing protein — protein MSEAKKRDKITFFGRRFGGLVVVLLALYSLLGFFLLPHLIDARLEKEFTLQLDRSTKIEKVKFNPFTLLLELEGLQIEARQGEIPLARFEQLRFDLAGFLSLANRALVMEEVTVAGAFLRIVRNQDASYNFADFPLFFQPLAPENGAKDVFHFSLNNIRLSGAAIEFSDDFHGVVHRAEQINLNLPRISNLPIHLETHVEPTFAAVVNGTPFVLSGTIKPFADSLATRFQIDIDNLDLPHYLAYLPGSRNFVLHQGRLSSRLELIFNQSENQSARLSLEGTVILQELSLGGLGENQDQRFFLLPEVVVGIAPGNLLAGEIFLGEVRFKEPELNLCLQANGELRLPSLQLVDKASGAAGGGEGSVAPMSGGESAAPAAVRTPETGRQNDRDNKSVPVFTLDRLWIEHGRVNLRDERVSPGFTAVFNDLDFSLQNFASGLERTAKYHLKLTSGAGETLVAAGELDSEPLALRLDFACGNLSPERYRAYYHDYFRGHFVDGRIDLGGGLFFSAAEKELSLNDLAVRMKDLQLRAEAGREVFALPEFELAGGRIDFRQKAVRIDSLKAVGGKLDLLRNGDGELDWSGLLPPVTSSAPTVADGSRATEPWQVYLEKAGLHKFTAVFKDLMPAAGATLKVKQLDLELEKVGFGAKPSSGFARLFLQLGAGGTLKAQGPLVLDPLGAELDLRLENLALSSLQPYLQGYFDLLLTRGVAGLKGHLSLRRLESGPEISFSGGAGLRDLQALAGSQAQEFVKLEKLTCDGLSLRSQPLAVQLERVSIQALKASLVKEPDGSNSLALVLRSKKAAANPMVVEDEIQEQNHEALFKLKELVLTDSALFYLDRTLEPHYELVLDELNGRVQGLNSLEEKEATVNFSGRLNHHSPLKITGELDPLGRELFADLKISCQDFGMTELTPYSGRYLGQTIGKGKLSLDLEIKLEDRNLFSNNRIFLDQFAFGEAVESSQSLNLPVTLAVALLRDRQGEIHLRVPVRGDLDDPKFSLGGVVFKIFVNLVTKAVTSPFSLLGALVGDSEELNRVEFAPGRFELDEMARSRLDKLAAVLFQRPALKVEIQGRAASVSDRQVLSEERFQHLLKAEKFKEKGGSGGGASELAEVVVTESEFEHYLWRAYKTAPFVKEKNLLGLVKKIEALLQEARLRDFVKVSDADLLLLAQHRARAVMSYLAERGPVENRRLFLLEPQLPAAEAETVAGREVEIKIK, from the coding sequence ATGTCTGAGGCAAAAAAACGAGATAAAATTACCTTCTTCGGGCGCAGGTTCGGCGGGCTCGTGGTCGTTCTGCTCGCGCTTTACAGCCTGCTGGGATTTTTCTTGCTGCCGCATCTGATCGATGCACGTCTGGAAAAGGAATTTACCTTGCAACTGGATCGTTCAACGAAGATCGAAAAGGTAAAATTCAATCCTTTTACGTTATTGCTTGAGCTCGAGGGGTTGCAGATCGAGGCCCGGCAGGGGGAAATTCCGTTGGCCAGGTTTGAGCAACTCAGATTTGATCTGGCTGGTTTTCTGTCCTTGGCCAACCGGGCTCTGGTCATGGAAGAGGTGACGGTTGCGGGAGCCTTTCTGCGGATAGTCAGAAATCAGGATGCCAGTTATAATTTTGCCGATTTCCCCCTATTCTTCCAACCTTTGGCGCCGGAAAACGGAGCCAAAGACGTTTTCCATTTCTCCTTAAATAATATTAGGTTGAGTGGTGCGGCGATCGAATTCAGCGACGATTTTCATGGGGTTGTGCATCGGGCCGAGCAGATCAACCTCAATCTGCCGCGGATTTCCAACTTGCCGATTCATCTTGAAACCCATGTGGAGCCTACTTTCGCTGCGGTGGTTAACGGCACACCTTTCGTTTTGAGCGGCACCATCAAACCCTTCGCCGATTCGCTTGCAACCCGTTTTCAGATCGATATCGACAATCTTGATCTGCCGCATTATCTGGCTTATCTGCCGGGTTCCCGGAACTTCGTTTTGCATCAGGGGCGCTTGTCCAGCCGGCTGGAACTGATCTTCAATCAGTCTGAAAACCAGTCGGCCAGGCTCAGCCTGGAGGGCACGGTTATTTTGCAAGAACTCAGTTTGGGGGGGCTGGGAGAGAATCAAGACCAGCGCTTCTTTTTATTGCCGGAAGTCGTCGTCGGGATCGCGCCGGGAAACCTCCTGGCCGGGGAGATTTTTCTCGGGGAAGTGCGTTTTAAAGAACCGGAGCTGAATCTGTGCCTTCAGGCTAATGGCGAACTTCGGTTGCCTTCCTTACAGCTGGTTGATAAGGCTTCCGGCGCGGCGGGAGGTGGTGAGGGTTCCGTTGCACCGATGTCCGGCGGTGAATCTGCGGCTCCGGCTGCGGTGCGGACCCCGGAAACCGGCCGGCAAAATGACCGGGATAATAAATCTGTCCCGGTTTTTACTCTGGACCGACTGTGGATTGAACATGGTCGGGTTAACCTTCGGGATGAGCGGGTCAGCCCGGGTTTTACAGCCGTATTTAATGACCTTGACTTTTCTCTGCAGAATTTCGCCAGTGGATTGGAGCGGACCGCCAAGTATCACCTCAAGTTGACCAGTGGTGCCGGGGAAACCCTGGTGGCGGCTGGAGAACTGGACAGTGAACCACTGGCGCTCCGGCTTGATTTTGCCTGCGGCAATCTGTCGCCGGAGCGTTATCGGGCTTATTATCATGACTATTTTCGGGGGCATTTTGTCGACGGCCGGATTGATCTGGGCGGCGGCCTGTTTTTTTCGGCCGCGGAAAAGGAGTTGTCGCTCAATGACTTGGCCGTGCGCATGAAGGATCTGCAGCTGCGCGCGGAAGCCGGCCGTGAGGTTTTTGCTCTGCCGGAATTCGAACTTGCCGGAGGGCGGATTGATTTTCGGCAAAAAGCCGTCCGGATTGATTCGCTCAAGGCCGTCGGGGGAAAACTGGATTTGTTGCGGAATGGTGATGGCGAACTGGACTGGTCCGGGTTGCTGCCTCCGGTTACTTCCTCGGCGCCGACGGTCGCTGACGGTTCCCGGGCGACTGAGCCCTGGCAGGTTTATCTGGAAAAGGCCGGTCTGCATAAATTTACCGCTGTTTTCAAAGACCTGATGCCGGCCGCCGGGGCCACCTTGAAAGTCAAACAGCTGGATCTTGAGCTCGAAAAGGTCGGTTTTGGCGCGAAACCTTCCTCAGGCTTCGCCCGTCTGTTTCTGCAGCTGGGCGCAGGAGGGACTCTCAAAGCGCAGGGACCGCTGGTTCTCGATCCCCTCGGGGCTGAGTTAGATTTGCGGCTGGAGAATCTGGCGTTGTCTTCGCTGCAACCCTATCTGCAGGGATATTTTGATCTTTTGTTGACTCGGGGCGTGGCCGGGTTGAAAGGTCATCTGAGTTTACGACGGCTTGAGAGCGGTCCGGAAATCTCGTTCTCCGGCGGCGCCGGACTGCGCGATCTGCAAGCCCTTGCCGGTTCCCAGGCGCAGGAATTCGTTAAACTTGAAAAGTTGACTTGTGATGGCCTGAGCCTTAGGTCCCAGCCTTTGGCGGTGCAGCTGGAGCGGGTGTCGATTCAGGCTCTGAAGGCCAGCCTGGTCAAAGAGCCGGATGGCAGCAACTCTCTGGCGCTGGTTCTGCGATCGAAAAAGGCCGCCGCGAATCCCATGGTGGTTGAGGATGAGATACAGGAACAGAACCACGAAGCCTTGTTTAAGCTCAAAGAATTAGTCCTGACGGACAGCGCGTTATTTTACCTTGACCGTACTCTGGAACCGCACTATGAACTTGTCCTGGATGAATTAAACGGCAGGGTGCAGGGTTTGAATTCGCTGGAAGAAAAAGAGGCCACCGTGAATTTCAGCGGTCGCCTGAATCATCATTCCCCGCTTAAGATTACCGGCGAGCTTGATCCTCTGGGACGAGAGCTCTTCGCCGATCTGAAAATCAGCTGTCAGGATTTCGGCATGACCGAACTTACTCCTTATTCGGGCAGGTATCTCGGCCAGACCATCGGCAAGGGGAAACTGTCGCTTGATCTAGAAATCAAGCTTGAAGATCGTAACCTGTTCTCCAACAACCGGATTTTTCTGGATCAGTTTGCTTTCGGCGAGGCGGTGGAAAGCTCTCAGTCTCTGAATCTGCCGGTCACCCTGGCGGTCGCCCTGCTTCGTGATCGGCAGGGGGAAATTCATCTGCGGGTCCCGGTTCGCGGTGATCTGGATGACCCGAAATTCAGTTTGGGCGGGGTGGTTTTCAAGATTTTCGTCAATCTGGTGACCAAGGCGGTAACCTCCCCCTTTTCTTTGCTGGGGGCCCTGGTGGGGGATAGCGAGGAACTTAACCGGGTTGAATTTGCGCCCGGTCGCTTTGAACTTGACGAAATGGCCCGCAGTCGTCTAGACAAGCTGGCCGCGGTTCTTTTTCAGCGGCCCGCTCTCAAGGTTGAGATTCAAGGCCGGGCTGCGTCTGTAAGTGATCGTCAGGTTTTATCTGAGGAACGTTTTCAGCATCTGCTCAAAGCCGAAAAATTCAAGGAAAAAGGCGGCAGTGGAGGGGGCGCTTCAGAGCTCGCGGAGGTGGTGGTGACTGAATCCGAATTCGAGCATTATCTCTGGCGGGCCTACAAGACCGCTCCTTTCGTCAAGGAGAAGAATCTTCTGGGACTGGTCAAAAAGATTGAAGCGCTTCTGCAGGAAGCCCGACTGCGTGATTTTGTCAAGGTCAGTGATGCCGATCTGCTCTTGCTGGCGCAACATCGGGCGCGGGCGGTAATGTCGTATCTGGCGGAGCGGGGACCGGTTGAGAACCGCCGCCTTTTTCTGCTGGAACCGCAATTGCCGGCTGCGGAGGCGGAAACGGTTGCCGGTCGAGAGGTTGAGATTAAAATCAAATAG
- the acnB gene encoding bifunctional aconitate hydratase 2/2-methylisocitrate dehydratase produces MEILEAYRKAAAARQQLGIPPLPLSAAEVKAIIKCLPGSSDGERREMYYWLRERVNPGVDEAAGVKADFLAEVIAGRAPDCGIDAVTAVQWLGMMRGGYNITPLLEALEDERAEVAAAAIFALKHTLLIYDAFAWVVEKFKQSHAGAEQLLQSWARAEWFYARPALAEEIKLTVFKVPGETNTDDLSPAAEAASRSDIPLHALAMLAARMEKPLARMAALRELGYPLVYVGDVVGTGSSRKSAINSLQWHLGHDLPGVPNKRGGGIVIGGIIAPIFFNTAQDSGALPIVAPVTGLADGDLISLRPDAGEIIKNGRVISRFSLQPNTLADEYRAGGRIPLLLGRELTARARRVLGLNVADFFARPLTPPPSTAGFTLAQKIVGRACDCEGVRPGSYVEPKVTTVGSQDTTGPMTRDEIKALAALNFSADLVMQSFCHTAAYPQPVDVETQRTLPVFIEERAGFSLRPGDGVIHSWLNRLLLPDTLGTGADSHTRFPLGLSFPAGSGLVAFAAVAGMMPLDMPESVLVRFHGQLQPGITLRDLVNAIPLRALEMGLLTVAKENKRNIFAGRILEIQGLEELSCEQAFELSDASAERSAAACTVQLGLEPVKKFLNSNVALIERLLAEGYGAPATLARRSQAMREWLAHPHLLRGDADAEYAAEIDIDLDSVREPILACPNDPDDVATLSQVLGQAQCPREIDEVFIGSCMTNIGHFRAAGEILRHAGQVPVRLWLAPPTRMDAEALRKEGYYAIFGKAGARIEIPGCSLCMGNQARVADGAVVFSTSTRNFDNRLGKDARVYLGSAELAAVSALYGRLPTREEYLGEMAQKLGPDTRKRVYRDLDFSRLQLKT; encoded by the coding sequence ATGGAGATTCTCGAAGCCTATCGAAAGGCGGCGGCGGCGCGGCAGCAATTAGGGATTCCGCCGTTGCCCTTAAGCGCCGCAGAGGTGAAAGCGATAATTAAATGCTTGCCGGGCAGCTCTGACGGCGAACGGCGGGAAATGTATTATTGGTTGCGGGAACGAGTTAATCCCGGAGTTGATGAAGCGGCGGGAGTCAAGGCCGACTTCCTGGCCGAGGTCATCGCCGGACGGGCTCCAGATTGCGGCATTGACGCCGTCACAGCGGTGCAATGGCTGGGCATGATGCGCGGCGGTTACAATATCACGCCCCTGCTGGAGGCCCTCGAAGATGAACGAGCCGAGGTCGCGGCGGCGGCGATTTTCGCCCTGAAACATACCTTGCTGATCTATGACGCCTTTGCCTGGGTGGTCGAGAAATTCAAGCAATCTCACGCCGGCGCGGAGCAGCTGTTGCAGTCCTGGGCCCGAGCGGAGTGGTTTTATGCACGTCCGGCCCTGGCGGAGGAAATCAAACTGACCGTTTTCAAGGTTCCCGGCGAGACCAACACCGATGACCTGTCACCGGCTGCGGAAGCCGCCAGCCGCAGTGATATTCCCTTGCATGCCCTGGCCATGCTCGCCGCCCGCATGGAAAAGCCTCTGGCCCGCATGGCTGCACTGCGGGAACTAGGTTATCCGCTGGTTTACGTCGGTGATGTCGTCGGTACCGGCAGCAGCCGTAAATCAGCGATTAATTCATTGCAGTGGCATCTGGGGCACGATCTGCCCGGTGTACCCAACAAACGCGGCGGCGGCATTGTGATCGGCGGTATTATCGCGCCGATTTTTTTTAATACCGCCCAGGATTCCGGGGCTTTACCCATCGTGGCGCCGGTTACCGGACTGGCTGACGGCGATCTGATCAGTCTGCGTCCTGATGCCGGAGAAATTATTAAAAATGGTCGGGTGATCAGCCGTTTTTCCCTGCAGCCCAATACTCTGGCTGACGAATATCGGGCCGGAGGACGGATTCCGTTATTGCTGGGTCGGGAATTGACAGCCCGGGCGCGTCGGGTTCTCGGTTTGAACGTGGCTGATTTTTTTGCCCGCCCACTGACCCCGCCGCCGTCAACCGCCGGTTTTACCTTGGCGCAGAAGATTGTCGGTCGGGCCTGTGATTGTGAGGGGGTGCGACCGGGCAGCTATGTCGAACCCAAGGTAACCACGGTCGGCAGCCAGGATACGACCGGGCCGATGACCCGCGATGAGATCAAGGCACTGGCGGCGCTTAATTTTTCCGCCGACCTGGTCATGCAGTCGTTCTGTCATACCGCCGCCTACCCTCAGCCGGTCGATGTCGAAACGCAGCGCACCCTGCCGGTTTTTATCGAGGAACGGGCCGGGTTTTCCCTGAGACCCGGGGACGGGGTGATTCATTCCTGGCTTAACCGCCTGCTGTTGCCCGATACCCTGGGTACCGGGGCGGATTCGCATACCCGTTTTCCTCTGGGGCTTTCATTTCCCGCCGGTTCCGGATTGGTGGCTTTTGCCGCCGTGGCCGGGATGATGCCGCTGGATATGCCGGAGAGTGTTCTGGTTCGCTTTCACGGGCAATTACAGCCCGGCATCACTCTGCGCGATCTGGTTAATGCAATTCCGTTACGCGCCCTGGAAATGGGTTTGCTGACGGTGGCCAAGGAGAATAAAAGGAATATCTTTGCCGGGAGAATTCTGGAAATTCAAGGATTGGAAGAGCTTTCCTGCGAACAGGCTTTTGAACTTTCCGACGCTTCGGCCGAGCGCAGCGCCGCCGCCTGTACGGTGCAGCTCGGTCTTGAGCCGGTCAAAAAATTCCTGAACTCCAACGTGGCTTTGATTGAACGTCTGTTGGCCGAAGGTTACGGCGCGCCCGCCACCCTGGCCCGGCGGTCCCAGGCCATGCGGGAGTGGCTTGCGCATCCCCATCTGTTGCGGGGCGATGCCGACGCCGAATACGCGGCGGAGATTGATATCGATCTGGATTCGGTGCGGGAACCGATTCTGGCTTGCCCCAATGATCCCGACGATGTCGCCACGTTAAGTCAGGTGCTGGGACAGGCTCAGTGCCCGCGCGAGATTGACGAGGTTTTTATCGGCAGCTGCATGACCAATATCGGGCATTTCCGCGCGGCGGGTGAAATCCTGCGGCATGCCGGACAGGTGCCGGTGCGGTTGTGGCTGGCTCCGCCGACGCGCATGGATGCCGAAGCCCTGAGAAAAGAAGGCTACTATGCCATTTTCGGCAAGGCTGGCGCCCGGATTGAAATTCCCGGTTGCAGTCTCTGCATGGGTAACCAGGCTCGGGTTGCCGACGGTGCCGTGGTCTTTTCGACCTCAACCCGTAACTTCGACAATCGTCTGGGCAAGGACGCCAGGGTCTATCTGGGATCGGCCGAACTGGCGGCGGTGAGCGCTCTTTACGGCCGTCTTCCGACCCGGGAAGAATACCTTGGCGAGATGGCGCAAAAGCTCGGGCCTGACACGCGAAAACGAGTTTACCGCGATCTGGATTTTAGCCGGTTGCAGCTTAAAACTTGA
- a CDS encoding TIGR01777 family protein: MKIFITGGSGFVGRHLTRELSARHHQVTILTRRPESGRGLPFGVDYCIGDPNLPGPWQESLSRHELVINLAGASIFSRWTDSKKAEIRDSRIRTTRHLVDGIEMATAANHKIALLSTSAVGYYGNRGDAKVEENDPAGVDFLAQVASAWEREALRAENFGARVVLCRFGIVLGPDGGALSKMLPLFRWGLGSHVASGRQWFPWIHQSELSRIFTFLVEQTNLSGVFNCVTPEPVTNAEFSRQLAAALQRWTLPLGVPELFLKLTLGEMASVLLGGQRVSPTRLLAAGYKFSFPNLKEALADLLRDQSFR, encoded by the coding sequence ATGAAGATTTTCATTACCGGGGGAAGCGGATTTGTGGGCCGGCACCTGACCCGCGAACTCTCCGCCAGACATCATCAGGTGACGATTCTGACCCGAAGGCCGGAATCAGGACGGGGACTGCCTTTCGGAGTCGACTACTGCATCGGAGATCCCAATCTGCCGGGTCCTTGGCAGGAAAGTTTGAGTCGGCATGAGCTGGTTATCAATCTTGCCGGAGCTTCGATTTTTTCCCGCTGGACCGACAGTAAAAAAGCTGAAATCCGCGACAGTCGTATCCGCACCACCCGCCATCTGGTTGACGGCATTGAAATGGCGACCGCCGCAAACCACAAGATCGCCCTGTTAAGCACCTCGGCCGTCGGCTACTACGGCAACCGCGGCGACGCAAAAGTCGAGGAAAACGACCCGGCGGGCGTCGACTTTCTCGCCCAAGTGGCAAGCGCATGGGAAAGAGAGGCTTTGCGGGCGGAAAACTTCGGGGCCAGGGTTGTACTCTGCCGTTTTGGTATCGTTCTGGGCCCCGACGGTGGGGCTCTGAGTAAAATGCTGCCCCTTTTCAGATGGGGGCTCGGCAGCCATGTGGCCAGCGGCCGACAGTGGTTCCCCTGGATTCACCAAAGCGAACTTTCGCGGATTTTCACTTTTCTTGTCGAGCAGACCAATTTAAGCGGAGTTTTTAACTGCGTTACCCCAGAACCCGTTACCAACGCAGAATTTTCCCGACAACTGGCCGCCGCTCTACAACGCTGGACCTTGCCGCTGGGCGTTCCGGAGCTGTTCCTGAAACTGACCCTGGGCGAGATGGCCTCGGTTCTGCTCGGCGGCCAGCGCGTCAGCCCGACCCGTCTGCTGGCCGCCGGGTATAAATTCAGTTTTCCCAACCTGAAGGAAGCCCTGGCCGACCTGCTCAGAGATCAATCGTTTAGATAA
- a CDS encoding universal stress protein translates to MAERFKKILVAIDFSSATDDVVAVASRFAENYGAELQLINVLEEGYALSGLDGMSLPFDDLATIQSFNDSRRRALQDKLAGLIDSLQKRGFQVTGRIIEGHPASMIVDESEQGGFDAVFVGSHGWSGIKKFLMGSVADSVVKNSSCSVMVVRGRKPLAEASTASV, encoded by the coding sequence ATGGCAGAACGCTTTAAAAAAATCCTGGTGGCGATTGATTTCTCTTCAGCGACGGACGATGTGGTCGCGGTCGCCTCCCGCTTTGCGGAAAATTATGGGGCTGAGCTTCAGCTTATCAACGTTCTTGAAGAAGGTTACGCCTTGTCAGGTCTTGACGGCATGAGTCTGCCTTTTGATGATCTGGCAACCATTCAGAGCTTTAACGATTCACGCCGGAGAGCTCTGCAAGATAAGCTGGCGGGGCTGATCGACAGCCTGCAAAAGCGTGGTTTTCAGGTCACGGGTCGGATCATCGAGGGCCATCCCGCCTCGATGATCGTCGATGAATCCGAACAGGGCGGGTTCGATGCGGTTTTTGTCGGTTCGCACGGCTGGTCCGGGATTAAAAAGTTTCTGATGGGTAGTGTCGCTGACAGCGTGGTTAAAAATTCCAGCTGTTCAGTGATGGTGGTACGTGGTCGTAAGCCTTTGGCAGAAGCCTCCACCGCTTCTGTTTGA